One genomic window of Sarcophilus harrisii chromosome X, mSarHar1.11, whole genome shotgun sequence includes the following:
- the LOC116420176 gene encoding uncharacterized protein LOC116420176 → MRRTTTRVPGEIPLLRVHSPRGDGAGGDPEPHADLEEAGGQKRWRCQGTLGPGERPELKAPASMWPLRERADRGWQWTERAAAPGPGERPELKAPTSMWPLRERVDRSWQWTERAAAPGAGERPGLKGTASMWSLERSGQRQSRMLNQEQSSQMPQGEGKVMQQGMAQLSGNEASGNTGEPYVPTLPFMGHGATVAPGDEGEQSSP, encoded by the coding sequence ATGAGGCGCACCACAACCCGCGTGCCAGGGGAGATACCTCTGCTCCGTGTACATAGCCCCAGAGGAGATGGAGCTGGGGGAGACCCAGAACCACATGCAGACCTGGAAGAAGCAGGGGGCCAGAAGAGATGGAGATGCCAAGGAACACTTGGGCCTGGAGAGAGACCTGAGCTAAAGGCCCCTGCATCCATGTGGCCCCTGAGAGAACGAGCTGACAGGGGCTGGCAGTGGACCGAGAGAGCAGCTGCCCCGGGACCTGGAGAGAGGCCTGAGCTGAAGGCTCCTACATCCATGTGGCCCCTGAGGGAAAGAGTTGACAGGAGCTGGCAGTGGACCGAGAGAGCAGCTGCCCCGGGAGCTGGAGAGAGGCCTGGCTTAAAGGGCACAGCATCCATGTGGTCCCTGGAAAGAAGTGGCCAGCGTCAGTCGAGGATGCTGAATCAGGAGCAGAGTTCCCAGATGCCGCAAGGTGAAGGAAAAGTGATGCAGCAGGGAATGGCCCAATTGAGCGGCAACGAAGCATCGGGCAACACCGGGGAGCCATATGTCCCAACCCTCCCCTTTATGGGCCATGGGGCCACTGTGGCTCCAGGAGATGAAGGTGAACAGTCATCTCCCTAG